The sequence CCGGCTACCACGTGCCGGCGAGCCTGTGGGAGCTGTGGCGGACCCTGGCGCGGGTCGGCGATCCGGCGCGGACGCGGTTCATCCACGGCGGCACCGACGTGATGGTGGCGGTGAACATCAAGCGTGACTTCCCGGAACACCTGGTGGACCTGAGCCGGATCCCCGAGCTCCACGTGCTGCTGCGCGAAGGGGACGTCCTCCGGATCGGCGCCGGACTCACCTTCACCGACCTGATGGAGAGCACCCTCGTGGCCGACCACCTGCCGGTGCTGGCCCGCGCGGCGGCCCGGATCGGGTCGCGGCAGGTGCGCAACCGCGGCACCCTGGGCGGGAACATCGCCAACGCCTCGCCCATCGCCGACGGCGCGGTGGCTCTGCTGGGGCTGGACGCGCGACTGGTGCTGGCGTCGGCCGGCGGCGAACGGACGCTCCCGCTGGAACAGTTCTACAAGGGGTATAAAGACACCGACCGGCAGCCCGGCGAGATCATCCGCGCGGTGGAGGTGCCGCTCACCGAGTGTACGCACCAGTACCTGAAGTCGTCCAAGCGGCCGGCGGTGGACTGCGCCTCGGTGAGCTCGCTCTGCTCGGCGCGGCTGGAGGACGGGCGGGTGGCGATGTGCCGCCTGGCGTTCGGCGGGGTGGCCGTGTATCCCGCGCTCGCCCGGCAGACGGCCGCGTTCCTCGCGGGACGGGCGCTGGACGCCGAGACCGTTCGCGCCGCCGCCGACCTGGCCGCGGCCGAGTTCCAAACCATCGGCGACGTGCGCGGCAGCGCCGCGTACCGCCGCGCGCTGATCCGCCACC comes from Acidobacteriota bacterium and encodes:
- a CDS encoding 2Fe-2S iron-sulfur cluster binding domain-containing protein produces the protein MPDTIQRLQIAFFLNDREVRVTVPPDRTALEVIRGELGLTGTKETCSEGDCGACTVALGELADELLVYRAVNSCILPAARLHGRHVITVEGLAADGRLHVIQQQLLDHHAVQCGYCTPGIVMSLFCLFLQRPDPDEAAILEALEGNLCRCTGYVTIRAAARAVAGRLAAAGGEARGLILPAYAADMERRLRAFGEPLRATDSPNADGRPLAGYHVPASLWELWRTLARVGDPARTRFIHGGTDVMVAVNIKRDFPEHLVDLSRIPELHVLLREGDVLRIGAGLTFTDLMESTLVADHLPVLARAAARIGSRQVRNRGTLGGNIANASPIADGAVALLGLDARLVLASAGGERTLPLEQFYKGYKDTDRQPGEIIRAVEVPLTECTHQYLKSSKRPAVDCASVSSLCSARLEDGRVAMCRLAFGGVAVYPALARQTAAFLAGRALDAETVRAAADLAAAEFQTIGDVRGSAAYRRALIRHHVIHHLESLRGNAELCGRHP